The Oryza glaberrima chromosome 9, OglaRS2, whole genome shotgun sequence genome includes a window with the following:
- the LOC127784547 gene encoding 26S proteasome regulatory subunit 6B homolog, with translation MALRPPRPCPAGVQQRQLDVDGAGNAKTSPEQKLELLDLQEEDDELIFLDADDEEGRQLREKLESLEREFCLLDEQRDDALLQIHELEETVRFREELVRRLTAVTPLVAAQLDEVVDERHAVVTLSDGCERKMCVGVAGSLDRGLLKPSASVALNRRSHALVGVLPSDVAGCSAARFLVADADKPGVAYGDIGGCEAQKREVREAVELPLTHPELFAAAGVDPPRGVLLHGPPGTGKTMLAKAVARETSAAFFRVNAAELARHDGPRVVRDLFRLARDRAPAIVFIDEVDAIAAARQGGGGGGGGAERHVQRVLMELLTQMDGFDESTNVRVIMATNRADDLDPALLRPGRLDRKVEFTAAESPEEKRLVLQTCTAGMSLDGDVDLDALAARRDKLSAAEIAAVCREAGMQAVRDRRGTVTADDFDKGYLAVVGKRPGDVATEFHFYN, from the coding sequence ATGGCGCTCCGACCACCGCGGCCGTGTCCGGCCGGCGTGCAGCAGCGGCAGCTCGACGTTGACGGCGCCGGCAACGCCAAGACTTCCCCGGAACAGAAGCTCGAGTTGCTGGACctgcaggaggaggacgacgagctcatcttcctcgacgccgacgacgaggagggacGCCAGCTGCGCGAGAAGCTGGAGTCGCTGGAGCGGGAGTTCTGCCTGCTGGACGAGCAGCGGGACGACGCGCTGCTCCAGATTCACGAGCTGGAAGAGACGGTGCGCTTCCGCGAGGAGCTCGTCAGGCGGCTGACGGCGGTCACCCCCCTCGTCGCCGCCCAGCTCGacgaggtcgtcgacgagcgCCACGCCGTCGTGACGCTGAGCGACGGATGCGAGAGGAAGATgtgcgtcggcgtcgccggctcGCTCGACCGCGGCCTCCTCAAGCCCTCGGCGAGCGTCGCGCTGAACCGCCGGTCGCACGCGCTCGTCGGCGTGCTCCCCTCCGACGTCGCCGGCTGCTCGGCCGCGCGGTTCCTCGTCGCGGACGCCGACAAGCCGGGCGTCGCCTACGGCGACATCGGCGGGTGCGAGGCGCAGAAGCGGGAGGTGCGCGAGGCCGTGGAGCTGCCGCTGACGCACCCGgagctcttcgccgccgccggcgtcgacccGCCGCGCGGCGTGCTCCTGCACGGCCCGCCGGGCACCGGGAAGACCATGCTCGCCAAGGCCGTCGCGCGCGAGACCTCGGCGGCGTTCTTCCGCGTGaacgccgccgagctcgcgcgGCACGACGGGCCGAGGGTGGTGCGCGACCTGTTCCGGCTCGCCAGGGACAGGGCGCCGGCCATCGTCTTCATCGACGAGGTGGACGcgatcgcggcggcgcggcaaggcggcggcggcggcggcggcggcgccgagcgccACGTGCAGCGCGTGCTGATGGAGCTGCTCACCCAGATGGACGGCTTCGACGAGTCCACCAACGTGAGGGTGATCATGGCGACGAACCGCGCCGACGACCTGGACCCGGCGCTGCTCCGGCCGGGGCGGCTGGACCGCAAGGTCGAGTTCACGGCGGCCGAGAGCCCGGAGGAGAAGCGGCTGGTGCTGCAGACGTGCACGGCGGGGATGAGCctggacggcgacgtcgacctCGACGccctggcggcgcggcgcgacaaGCTCAGCGCCGCCGAGATCGCCGCCGTGTGCCGCGAGGCCGGCATGCAGGCCGTGCGCGACAGGCGGGGCACGGTGACGGCGGACGACTTCGACAAGGGatacctcgccgtcgtcggcaagAGGCCCGGCGACGTCGCCACCGAGTTCCACTTCTACAACTGA
- the LOC127783679 gene encoding uncharacterized protein LOC127783679 → MANKAPATTSWRWRLLLLLLLAVAALCWIPPAIAMAAAAAAATTSSGGRRSLLGFVEAQGNSSYRCSPSGPCVPCQYSEKSDEKYCCSETGYRLPLKCVEVQNVTKEGNNTKQRKVLDDASTSGGSKHYTTYRSCVPLEDEEKLSVLGFEVMMAGMLLISGPFVYYRKRRTAIMQGASRIPTSPPRF, encoded by the exons ATGGCGAACaaggcgccggcgacgacctcgtggcggtggcggctgctgctgctgctgctcctcgcgGTGGCTGCCCTGTGCTGGATCCCTCCGGCGAtcgcgatggccgccgccgccgccgccgccacgacgtcCTCCGGGGGGCGGAGGTCGCTGCTCGGGTTCGTGGAGGCGCAGGGGAACTCCTCCTACCGGTGCTCCCCATCCGGGCCCTGCGTCCCCTGCCAATACTCCGAGAAG AGCGATGAGAAGTACTGTTGCAGTGAAACCGGCTACCGCTTGCCATTGAAATGTGTAGAAGTACAAAATGTTACCAAAGAAGGAAATAATACTAAGCAACGGAAGGTGCTGGACGATGCATCCACATCAGGTGGTTCAAAGCATTACACAACTTACAGGAGTTGTGTACcattggaggatgaagagaAGTTATCTGTTCTTGGTTTTGAG GTTATGATGGCTGGAATGCTGCTAATAAGTGGCCCATTTGTATACTATCGAAAAAGACGAACAGCTATAATGCAGGGGGCTTCAAGGATCCCAACAAGCCCTCCTAGGTTTTAA
- the LOC127784548 gene encoding uncharacterized protein LOC127784548, whose product MGGDHGGHGHGGGDFRQKVWSMTGGPYCRPVHWRRNTAIAMFGVFLVCIPIAMKSAELEQRPHHPVRPIPSQLWCKNFGKKEY is encoded by the exons atgggcggcgaccaTGGCGGGCACGGCCACGGAGGCGGCGACTTCCGGCAGAAGGTATGGAGCATGACGGGCGGGCCCTACTGCCGGCCCGTGCACTGGCGCCGCAACACCGCCATCGCCATGTTCGGCGTCTTCCTCGTCTGCATCCCCATCGCCATGAAGTCCGCCGAGCTCGAG CAACGCCCACATCATCCAGTCCGGCCGATCCCATCTCAACTTTGGTGCAAAAACTTTGGCAAGAAAGAGTATTGA